A window of Hippoglossus stenolepis isolate QCI-W04-F060 chromosome 16, HSTE1.2, whole genome shotgun sequence contains these coding sequences:
- the LOC124851072 gene encoding retinoic acid receptor alpha-A-like produces MIERVLQAHKETFPSLCQLGKYTTANSAEHRVSLDVSLWDKFSELSTKCIIKTVEFAKQLPGFTTLTIADQITLLKAACLDILILRICTRYTPDQDTMTFSDGLTLNRTQMHNAGFGPLTDFVFSFANQLLPLEMDDAETGLLSAICLLCGDRQDLEEPEKVDVLQEPLLEALKIYVRRRRPDKPCMFPKILMKITDLRSISVKGETHTDADACDSADIVKFYNRTFMFNMFTLKSVLYLLFLPFLLHCVLLSSLSVL; encoded by the exons atgatTGAGCGAGTGCTTCAGGCCCATAAGGAaacctttccctccctctgtcagctGGGAAAATACACCACG GCCAACAGCGCAGAGCACCGTGTTTCGCTGGATGTCAGTCTTTGGGACAAGTTCAGTGAACTGTCCACCAAATGCATCATTAAGACAGTGGAGTTTGCCAAGCAGCTGCCAGGCTTCACAACGCTCACCATCGCTGATCAGATCACCCTGCTCAAAGCCGCCTGCCTCGACATACTG ATTCTGAGGATCTGCACCCGCTACACCCCAGACCAGGACACGATGACTTTCTCTGACGGTTTGACTCTGAACCGTACCCAGATGCACAACGCTGGGTTCGGACCTCTCACAGACTTTGTATTCTCCTTCGCCAACCAGCTGCTGCCGCTGGAGATGGACGACGCAGAGACAGGATTGCTCAGCGCCATCTGCCTGCTGTGTGGAG ATCGTCAGGATCTGGAGGAACCAGAAAAGGTGGACGTTCTTCAGGAGCCTTTGTTAGAAGCCTTGAAG atctatgtgaggaggaggaggcctgaTAAACCCTGTATGTTCCCCAAAATACTGATGAAGATAACTGACCTCCGGAGCATCAGTGTGAAGGGTGAGACGCACACAGATGCTGATGCATGTGACAGTGCAGATATTGTAAAATTCTATAACAGGACatttatgtttaacatgtttacattaaaGTCAGTTCTATATTtgctttttctcccttttttgctacattgtgttttattgagtaGCCTTTCTGTTTTATGA